GGGCTGTGAGTTTTGCAAGACAACGGTGAAAAAGTTCGAGACGTTTTTTGGCCGCTGGAAGATCGATGATTCGGTCGCTAAACTATCATTTTATGACATGGAAACGGTTGACGGGTTGGCCGAAGGGGCGTTCTACAGCGTGACCAAGATCCCTTCGACCGTGATTGAGCGCCAGGCCGATGTTG
The window above is part of the Candidatus Margulisiibacteriota bacterium genome. Proteins encoded here:
- a CDS encoding thioredoxin family protein, translating into MEKQMEVKVFGKPGCEFCKTTVKKFETFFGRWKIDDSVAKLSFYDMETVDGLAEGAFYSVTKIPSTVIERQADVVRRWDGKVPLSEEFKEYFITETVVSSTDIN